One part of the Engraulis encrasicolus isolate BLACKSEA-1 chromosome 17, IST_EnEncr_1.0, whole genome shotgun sequence genome encodes these proteins:
- the LOC134467166 gene encoding uncharacterized protein LOC134467166 codes for MGKNLSCCMTSSGDGPQQKCQDSSKYDDMLQLLLQQEAKIAALDLLTKKLQEELSRLQTKNNEKEETINRIVKEKQHLRCTISTLQTQNDDKDEIIKRLTRQLAQQHQATESRTRRAQGEIRTLHHTISELENREMSYRTTISSLEKSAHRRLLKTSSLQRELSEKRGEIFSLHHRLIEYMDKVAELRGTPFIPLPSYPPGHKPPHKRVRDSWRKMWAGTRLYVIAEEKQTTSSLH; via the exons ATGGGAAAAAATCTGTCATGTTGCATGACCTCTTCGGGCGAC GGTCCACAACAGAAGTGTCAAG ACTCTTCCAAGTATGACGACATGCTCCAGCTCCTCTTACAGCAGGAGGCCAAGATTGCTGCGCTGGACTTGCTG ACCAAGAAGCTGCAGGAAGAACTGAGCAGACTGCAAACAAAAAATAATGAGAAAGAGGAGACCATCAATCGAATAGTGAAGGAGAAGCAACACCTGAGATGCACAATCTCCACACTGCAAACCCAAAATGATGACAAGGATGAGATAATCAAACGTCTCACCAGGCAACTGGCACAACAACACCAAGCAACTGAGTCCAGAACTAGAAGAGCACAGGGTGAAATCAGAACTCTTCATCACACGATCTCTGAGCTGGAGAACAGGGAAATGTCCTACAGGACCACA ATTTCCTCCCTGGAAAAGAGTGCTCACAGGAGACTT CTCAAGACCTCGAGCTTGCAGAGAGAGCTGAGTGAGAAACGAGGAGAGATCTTCTCCCTCCATCACAG ACTCATAGAGTACATGGACAAGGTGGCTGAACTCAGAGGAACACCCTTTATCCCCCTGCCTTCTTACCCCCCTGGCCACAAGCCGCCCCACAAGCGAG TGAGAGACAGCTGGAGGAAGATGTGGGCCGGAACTCGCCTTTATGTG ATTGCTGAGGAGAAGCAGACCACCTCCTCCCTGCACTGA
- the fbxl15 gene encoding F-box/LRR-repeat protein 15, with translation MSNINSQITHTRKTMDPEAAKNPRCQLLDLPWEDILVTHVFCHLPLRQLLTLQRVSRQFRSLVQVYLANCRTFDLSQVGSKVPKESFCSILSDNKVLQNLSVQTCSDWITDRELLPVIGQNPHLQRVDMRSCCGLSRHSLVAVSLSCLKLQHLVLAHCEWVDSLSLRSLADHCGDLRSVDLTACRQLKDEAIGYLARRCRSLRSLSVAVNANVTDESVEEVAKNCRELEELDLTGCLRVRNEAIRTVAEYCPKLRSLKVNHCHNVTESSLGLLRKRDVEIDVEPPLQRALVLLQDVVGFAPFINLQI, from the exons ATGTCAAATATTAATAGCCAAATCACTCATACTCGCAAAACAATGGACCCAGAAGCGGCAAAAAACCCCAG GTGTCAGCTCCTCGATTTGCCATGGGAGGACATCTTGGTGACACATGTGTTCTGTCACCTGCCTTTGCGACAGCTGCTCACGCTGCAGAGGGTCAGCAGGCAGTTCCGATCGCTAGTGCAGGTCTACCTGGCCAACTGCAGAACCTTTGACCTCAGCCAG GTCGGCTCCAAGGTCCCCAAGGAGTCCTTCTGCTCCATCCTGAGCGACAACAAGGTTCTGCAAAACCTTTCCGTCCAGACCTGCTCCGACTGGATCACGGACCGGGAGCTGCTGCCAGTCATCGGCCAGAACCCTCACCTGCAGCGCGTGGACATGCGCAGCTGCTGTGGCCTGAGCCGACACTCCCTGGTGGCCGTCTCCCTCAGCTGCCTGAAGCTGCAGCACCTGGTGCTGGCACACTGCGAATGGGTGGACAGCCTCTCCCTACGCAG CCTGGCGGACCACTGTGGAGACCTGCGCTCGGTGGACCTGACGGCGTGTCGGCAGCTGAAGGACGAGGCCATCGGGTACCTGGCGCGCAGGTGTCGCTCACTGCGGTCACTCTCGGTGGCCGTAAACGCCAACGTGACGGACGAGTCCGTGGAGGAGGTGGCCAAGAACTGCAGggagctggaggagctggacctcaCCGGGTGCCTGAGGGTCCGGAACGAGGCCATCAG GACTGTTGCTGAGTACTGCCCCAAGCTGCGCTCGCTGAAGGTGAACCACTGCCACAACGTGACAGAGTCCAGCCTGGGCCTGCTGCGGAAGCGCGACGTGGAGATCGACGTGGAGCCGCCCCTGCAGAGGGCGCTGGTGCTCCTGCAGGACGTGGTGGGCTTCGCACCCTTCATCAACCTGCAGATATAG
- the gpx9 gene encoding glutathione peroxidase 9 gives MEEKSIYDFSMESLEGQIVPLSNFMGKVILVVNVASFUGSTIEEYHRLNALMEIFGGRNFTVLGFPCNQFGLQCPELNNETLNVLQYVRPGGDYVPNFPMFAKCDVNGLKEEPLFSYLKESLPFVNPVLGDTKRLYWSPMRVNDIRWNFEKFLITADGLPFKRYDLHCPAEKVERDIAQLLDC, from the exons ATGGAGGAGAAATCGATCTACGATTTCTCGATGGAGTCCCTGGAGGGTCAAATTGTGCCATTGAGCAATTTCATGGGCAAAGTGATCCTTGTGGTCAATGTGGCAAGCTTCTGAGGGTCCACCATTGAAGAG TATCACAGACTGAATGCACTAATGGAGATATTTGGTGGTCGCAACTTCACTGTCCTTGGATTCCCTTGCAATCAGTTTGGTCTCCAATGTCCTG AGTTAAACAACGAAACCCTTAATGTCCTGCAATATGTGAGACCTGGCGGAGACTATGTCCCCAACTTCCCCATGTTTGCTAAATGTGACGTTAATGGGTTAAAGGAGGAGCCTCTCTTTTCCTATCTAAAG GAATCCCTGCCTTTCGTGAACCCAGTGTTAGGAGACACGAAGAGGCTCTACTGGTCCCCCATGAGGGTAAATGACATCAGGTGGAACTTTGAAAAGTTCCTCATCACAGCAGACGGCCTGCCATTCAAAAG GTATGACTTACACTGCCCAGCAGAGAAAGTGGAAAGAGACATAGCCCAGCTGCTAGACTGCTAA